One Vespa crabro chromosome 1, iyVesCrab1.2, whole genome shotgun sequence genomic region harbors:
- the LOC124421608 gene encoding puff-specific protein Bx42 has protein sequence MSLTSLLPTPSQVVWDREDEAREQKLRQRPVSALVKAVITAPPYGQRKGWVPRNAEDFGDGGSFPEIHVAQYPLGMGMKGKETTSNALAVQLDAQGKVKYDVIARQGHSKDKIVYSKLSDLLPSEITSEEDPTLQRPADEEIDEITEKTKKALEKITRSKIAAAMPVRCAEKQAPAQYIRYTPSQQGQSFNSGAKQRVIRMVEAQIDPLEPPKFKINKKIPRGPPSPPAPVMHSPTRKVTVKEQKEWKIPPCISNWKNAKGYTIPLDKRLAADGRGLQQVHLNENFAKLAEALYIADRKAREAVEMRAQLEKKLAQKEKEKKEDHLRQLAQKAREERAGLKSSAALDKAEESRERDQLRQERHKDRARDRNLARAAPDKRSRLQRERERDISEQIALGLPAKSIPTSGEAQFDQRLFNTSKGMDSGYGHDDEYNVYDKPWKDANSIASHIYRPSKNIDKDNYGDDLEKLVKTNRFVPDKEFSGTDRSTTRSGPVQFEKDEEDPFGLDQFLKQAKHATSSTSTTTKRKEDRDQRRDDRDKRRKH, from the exons atgtCTTTGACAag ttTATTGCCAACACCCAGTCAAGTTGTTTGGGATAGGGAAGATGAAGCTCGTGAACAAAAATTACGTCAAAGACCAGTCTCTGCCTTGGTTAAGGCTGTTATTACAGCACCACCTTATGGACAACGTAAAGGATGGGTTCCACGCAATGCAGAG GATTTTGGAGATGGTGGTTCCTTTCCAGAAATTCATGTCGCTCAATATCCTTTGGGAATGGGaatgaaagggaaagaaacgaCTAGCAATGCACTTGCAGTTCAATTAGATGCACAAGGAAAAGTTAAATACGATGTTATAGCTAGACAGGGTCAttctaaagataaaatagtttaTAGTAAACTCAGTGATTTATTACCATCTGAAATAACAAGCGAGGAAGATCCTACATTACAACGTCCAGCTGATGAGGAAATCGATGAGATTACAGAAAAAACTAAGAAAGCTTTAGAAAAAATTACTAGATCAAAAATTGCCGCTGCAATGCCTGTCAGATGTGCGGAAAAACAAGCACCAGCTCAGTATATTCGATATACTCCTTCTCAGCAAGGACAATCATTTAATTCAGGCGCCAAACAAAGAGTTATTAGAATGGTAGAAGCACAGATAGATCCATTGGAGCCACCAAAATtcaa aattaataaaaaaattccacgaggacctccttctcctccagcACCTGTCATGCATTCTCCAACAAGAAAAGTTACGGTGAAAGAACAGAAGGAATGGAAAATACCGCCTTGTATCAGTAATTGGAAAAATGCTAAG ggTTATACAATTCCTCTCGATAAACGTCTCGCTGCAGATGGTCGTGGATTGCAACAAGTTcatttgaatgaaaattttgcGAAATTGGCAGAGGCATTATATATTGCTGATAGGAAAGCTCGTGAAGCAGTTGAAATGAGAGCTCAGTTAGAGAAAAAGTTAGCtcagaaggaaaaagagaagaaggaggatcaTTTGAGACAGTTAGCACAAAAGGCTAGAGAAGAACGTGCTGGATTGAAGTCCAGTGCTGCATTAG ATAAAGCCGAAGAATCACGTGAAAGAGATCAGCTAAGACAAGAACGACATAAGGATCGTGCAAGAGATCGAAATTTGGCACGTGCTGCACCAGACAAAAGATCTCGTTTACAACGAGAACGTGAACGTGATATCAGTGAACAAATTGCACTTGGTTTACCAGCGAAAAGCATTCCTACTTCTGGAGAAGCACAATTTGATCAACGTTTGTTTAATACTAGTAAAGGAATGGACAGTGGTTATGGTCATGATGATGAGTACAATGTTTACGATAAACCATGGAAAGATGCAAACTCTATTGCATCTCATATCTATCGGCcaagtaaaaatattgataaagataattatggaGATGATTTGGAGAAACTTGTTAAAACAAATag atttGTACCGGATAAAGAGTTCAGTGGTACCGATAGATCAACTACACGATCTGGACCAgtacaatttgaaaaagatgAGGAAGATCCTTTCGGTTTGGATCAATTCTTGAAACAAGCTAAACATGCTACTAGTTCAACAAGTACAACAACAAAACGTAAAGAAGATCGAGATCAACGTCGTGACGATCGTGATAAACGTAGgaaacattaa